One window of Hymenobacter sp. BRD128 genomic DNA carries:
- a CDS encoding acyl-CoA carboxylase subunit beta: MNVEFNRNEDHLKQLTFQLRQKLARVALGGGPKRIEAHKAKGKLTARERIDYLLDKGAAQVEIGAFAGEGMYQEEGGCPGGGVVVVIGYVQGRQCVVVANDATVKAGAWFPITAKKNLRAQEISLENKLPIIYLVDSAGVYLPMQDEIFPDKEHFGRIFRNNAVMSSLGIVQISAIMGPCVAGGAYLPIMSDEAMIVSGTGSVFLAGSYLVKSAIGETIDNEALGGAAMHSEVSGVTDYKFDTDAECLDHIRNIFDKLGAQPSAGFSRATPAAPRLDPSELYGQLPADRAKPYDMMEIINRLVDNSEFEPYKDLYGQTLICGLARIDGWAVGIVANQRKIVKSKKTGMQMGGVIYSDSADKAARFIMNCNQKRIPLVFLHDVSGFMVGSKSEQGGIIKDGAKMVNAMANSVVPKFTVIVGNSYGAGNYAMCGKAYDPRLIVAWPSAQLAVMSGAAAANTLLQIQVASLKAKGEVITPEAEKELLDRIKARYDEQLSPYYAAARLWVDAVIDPLETRKVISEGISAANHAPIEKAYNVGVIQV; encoded by the coding sequence ATGAACGTCGAGTTTAATCGCAACGAAGACCACCTCAAGCAACTCACTTTTCAGCTGCGCCAGAAGCTGGCTAGGGTGGCCCTTGGCGGCGGTCCCAAGCGCATCGAAGCCCACAAAGCCAAGGGCAAGCTCACGGCCCGCGAGCGCATTGACTATTTGCTAGATAAAGGCGCAGCGCAGGTCGAAATCGGCGCCTTTGCCGGCGAGGGCATGTACCAGGAGGAAGGCGGCTGCCCCGGCGGCGGCGTGGTCGTCGTTATCGGCTACGTGCAGGGCCGCCAGTGCGTGGTGGTAGCCAACGACGCCACCGTGAAGGCCGGCGCCTGGTTTCCCATCACGGCCAAGAAAAACCTGCGGGCCCAGGAAATCAGCCTCGAAAACAAGCTGCCCATTATCTACCTCGTCGATTCGGCGGGCGTGTACCTGCCCATGCAGGACGAGATTTTTCCGGATAAGGAGCACTTCGGCCGCATCTTCCGCAACAACGCGGTGATGAGCAGCCTGGGCATCGTGCAGATTTCGGCCATTATGGGCCCCTGCGTGGCGGGCGGCGCCTACCTGCCCATCATGAGCGATGAGGCCATGATAGTGAGCGGCACCGGCTCGGTATTTTTGGCCGGCTCGTACCTGGTGAAGTCAGCCATCGGCGAAACCATTGACAACGAAGCGCTCGGCGGCGCGGCCATGCACTCCGAAGTATCGGGCGTGACGGACTACAAGTTCGACACCGACGCAGAATGCCTTGACCACATCCGCAACATCTTCGACAAGCTGGGCGCGCAGCCCTCGGCCGGCTTTAGCCGCGCCACGCCCGCCGCGCCCAGGCTGGACCCTAGCGAGCTCTACGGCCAACTGCCCGCCGACCGCGCCAAGCCCTACGACATGATGGAAATCATCAATCGGCTGGTCGATAACTCGGAGTTTGAGCCCTACAAGGACCTCTACGGCCAGACGCTCATCTGCGGGCTAGCCCGCATCGATGGCTGGGCGGTAGGCATCGTGGCCAACCAGCGCAAAATCGTGAAGAGCAAAAAAACCGGCATGCAGATGGGCGGCGTCATCTATTCCGACTCGGCCGACAAGGCCGCCCGCTTCATCATGAACTGCAACCAGAAGCGCATCCCGCTGGTGTTTCTGCACGACGTGTCGGGCTTCATGGTGGGTAGCAAGAGCGAGCAGGGCGGCATCATCAAGGATGGCGCGAAGATGGTGAATGCCATGGCTAACAGCGTAGTGCCCAAGTTCACGGTAATAGTGGGCAACAGCTACGGCGCCGGCAACTACGCCATGTGTGGCAAAGCCTACGACCCGCGCCTCATCGTGGCCTGGCCCAGCGCCCAGCTCGCCGTAATGAGCGGCGCCGCGGCGGCCAACACCTTGCTCCAAATCCAGGTGGCTAGCCTCAAAGCCAAGGGCGAAGTCATCACCCCCGAAGCCGAAAAGGAACTACTCGACCGCATCAAAGCCCGTTACGACGAGCAGTTATCGCCTTATTATGCCGCAGCGCGGTTGTGGGTCGATGCCGTTATTGACCCGCTCGAAACGCGCAAGGTTATTTCCGAGGGAATTTCTGCCGCGAACCATGCGCCGATTGAGAAGGCGTATAATGTGGGGGTAATTCAGGTGTGA
- a CDS encoding MlaD family protein has product MSKEIKVGLLAVVALVALAIGFNFLRGSNLLSSDRTYYAIYPNVDGLNVGAPVVLNGIKVGQVKNLELQPNANNSIKASLELQKGVTLGDSTKAGLSGSLLGSKTITLVLGRNTKEYSGGETLRTTTAIGIADAFQAKALPVLDTVGATLAHINGFLNKDAQTNIQGTLLGARASTEALQRLIASNQANINEITRNLAHMSAALNKTTAKLDRIANNFTQLSDSIKTAPVGPALRNLNKTLTEAQTSLKGVSTALNDKTGSLGKLINDTTLYNNLNATAASSNALISDMKANPKRYVHFSVFGGGKDKTKKETTKNPDGSVTTETKKVTTTPAMTN; this is encoded by the coding sequence GTGTCTAAAGAAATAAAAGTGGGCCTCTTGGCCGTAGTGGCCCTAGTAGCTCTGGCTATCGGATTTAACTTCTTGCGTGGTAGTAATTTACTGTCGAGCGACCGTACCTACTACGCCATCTATCCTAATGTTGACGGCTTAAATGTAGGCGCCCCGGTTGTTCTCAACGGCATTAAAGTGGGCCAGGTAAAAAACCTGGAGCTGCAACCTAACGCTAACAACTCCATTAAGGCCTCGCTGGAGCTGCAAAAGGGCGTCACGCTCGGCGACTCGACCAAGGCTGGCCTCAGTGGCTCCCTGCTTGGCTCCAAAACCATTACCCTGGTGCTGGGCCGCAACACCAAGGAGTACAGCGGCGGCGAAACGCTGCGCACTACTACGGCCATCGGTATTGCCGATGCTTTTCAGGCCAAGGCTCTCCCCGTGCTCGATACGGTGGGCGCCACGCTGGCGCATATTAATGGCTTTCTCAATAAAGACGCGCAAACCAACATTCAGGGTACGCTGCTCGGGGCGCGCGCCAGCACCGAAGCGCTCCAGCGCCTTATTGCCTCTAACCAGGCAAATATCAACGAGATTACCCGCAACCTGGCCCACATGAGCGCGGCCCTCAACAAGACCACCGCCAAGCTCGACCGCATCGCCAACAACTTCACGCAGCTTTCCGACTCCATTAAGACTGCCCCCGTTGGGCCGGCCCTGCGCAACCTGAATAAGACGCTTACGGAGGCGCAAACGTCGCTCAAGGGCGTAAGCACGGCCCTGAACGACAAAACCGGCTCGCTCGGCAAGCTCATCAACGATACCACGCTCTACAACAACCTGAACGCCACGGCCGCTAGCTCCAATGCGCTGATATCGGATATGAAGGCCAACCCCAAGCGCTACGTGCACTTCTCGGTATTTGGCGGCGGCAAAGACAAAACAAAAAAGGAAACCACCAAAAACCCCGATGGCTCGGTAACTACCGAAACCAAAAAGGTGACCACTACCCCGGCCATGACCAACTAA